CCGAACGTGCCCAGGTCGCCGCCCTGCTGCGCGCTGCCCGTGTCGTCGGATTCGCGGCGCGCCACCTCGGCGAAGTCGGCGCCGCCCGCCAGCTCCTGGCGAAGCTCCTGCGCCTGGCGGATGGTGCCCGCGCGGTCGGCCTCGGTGATCGTCAGCGGAAGGTACGCCACCTTCAGCCGCGCGCCCTGCGGACGGTCGAAGTCGTCGCGGTGCTCGTCGTAGTAGCGGCGGATCTCCGCCTGGCTGACCGTGGGCGCCGTGGGGGCCAGCTTTTCCAGCGGCAGCGCCACGTAGTCCACCGTCACCGTTTCGCTGCGGTCCTGGAAGGCGCGCCACAGCTCGGCGTCGCTCAGGAAGCGGCCGGCCGAAAGCTGGTTGATCAGCTTCTGGCGGGGCAGCGACTCGCGGTAGTACTGCTCCAGCTGCGCGAAGATCTCGGGGGTGGCGCGTGCGCTGCCCAGGAACGCGCGGTACTTCTGCAGGTCGAACTGGCCGTTGGTCAGGAAGATCTCCTGGCGCGCCAGGTCCGGCTGCGGAAGGTTGCGGGCGGCCCACAGGATCTCCTGGTCCGTCACGCGAATGCGGCGGCGCGAAAGCTCCTGCCGGAGCAGGATCTCGGCGACCACCTGGTCCCACGCCTGCTCGCGGATGGCGCGCTCCGTCTCGGGCGTGATCTCGGTGCCCTGCTGCTGCGCCTGCTGCACCATCGCGTTGTAGGCGTCGTTGTACACCTGCGCGGTGATGGCCGAGCCGTTTACGCTGCCCAGGGCGCCGGAGCGCGCGCCGGCGCCGCCCATCACTTCCATGCCGATCTCGAGCACCATCCACAGGATGAAAGCGGGGATGATGAGGAAGACCAGGGCCTTGCCCACGTTGGAGCGGATGAACTGCATCATGTGGAAACGGACTCCGCGCTGGGATCCGAAGCGCCGGCTGGCGATTCGGCGTCTGAAGGTGCCGGGAAACCGCGGTTCATGCGGGAAAGCAAGCCGCCCAAAATAGTCGGAGCGCCGCGCCCACGCAACCCGGCGGCGTTGTTGACAGTGGCTGAGCGCCAGATTTAAGTTGCACCCCCTGTCACCCCAGCCTCGCCCCGGCTTTTCTCGCGCCCCGTTACACGGTATGGCCGAACTTTCTCCTGAGCTGGCGTCCCGCATTCAGCAGCTGGAAACGAGCTACGCCGGCAACCCGGGCCGCTTTTTCGTGGCCCTGGCCGGTGCCTGGCGCGACGCGGGGGAAATTTCCCGGGCCGAAGAAATCCTGCGCGAAAACCTCAAGCGGCACCACGGCCTGAGCGCGCACGTGCTGCTGGGGCGCTGCCTGGCCGACCGCGGGGCGCACCAGGAAGCGGCCAACGAGTTCCACTACGTCCTTTCCATCGACGCGCAGAAC
The sequence above is a segment of the Longimicrobium sp. genome. Coding sequences within it:
- a CDS encoding peptidylprolyl isomerase is translated as MMQFIRSNVGKALVFLIIPAFILWMVLEIGMEVMGGAGARSGALGSVNGSAITAQVYNDAYNAMVQQAQQQGTEITPETERAIREQAWDQVVAEILLRQELSRRRIRVTDQEILWAARNLPQPDLARQEIFLTNGQFDLQKYRAFLGSARATPEIFAQLEQYYRESLPRQKLINQLSAGRFLSDAELWRAFQDRSETVTVDYVALPLEKLAPTAPTVSQAEIRRYYDEHRDDFDRPQGARLKVAYLPLTITEADRAGTIRQAQELRQELAGGADFAEVARRESDDTGSAQQGGDLGTFGRGQMVPSFDSAAFSLPVNEISQPVVSQFGVHLIQVQERTGEQV